One window of Dyadobacter sandarakinus genomic DNA carries:
- a CDS encoding AGE family epimerase/isomerase, whose protein sequence is MAAFTPEAFKKEFINILEYWEKHAPDMEKGGYYGQVNYENQPIKDAAKSVVLTGRILWTFSLAHRLLREHKYLTLADRAYQQLAKNFFDPEHGGVYWSVNADGSPADTRKQIYGNAFAMYGLSEYYRVTNYPPALEKARELFTLIEKHAFDPVNGGYREAFARDWSATDDFILSKSPWIKSMNTHLHLVEAYTNLYTVWPDKKLKSQTAHMLDAIITHIVNPETESMELFFDEQWKPKDHIISFGHDIEASWLLFETAEILKDEELITKMKQKSIAMATSASKGLSPDGALNYEFDPATKHLQTDRSWWVAAEQLVGFYNAYQLTKDPGYKRKAEKSWDYIVTKFIDKDKGEWFGTVKSDGTPVKGDKINFWKCPYHNARACAEMWRRTSKA, encoded by the coding sequence ATGGCGGCTTTTACCCCGGAGGCATTTAAAAAAGAGTTTATAAATATCCTGGAATATTGGGAAAAACATGCCCCTGATATGGAAAAGGGCGGTTACTATGGTCAGGTTAATTATGAAAACCAGCCCATCAAGGATGCTGCCAAATCGGTCGTACTGACCGGGCGCATACTCTGGACATTTTCCCTGGCGCACCGCCTGCTTCGCGAGCACAAGTATCTGACCCTGGCCGACCGCGCCTACCAGCAGCTTGCCAAAAACTTTTTTGATCCCGAACACGGAGGTGTATACTGGTCGGTAAATGCAGACGGCTCGCCCGCAGATACCCGGAAGCAGATTTACGGAAATGCATTTGCGATGTATGGCCTGAGCGAGTACTATCGCGTCACCAACTACCCTCCTGCCCTGGAAAAAGCACGGGAATTATTTACACTGATCGAAAAGCATGCATTTGACCCTGTGAATGGTGGTTACCGGGAGGCATTTGCACGTGACTGGTCAGCGACGGACGATTTTATATTGAGTAAAAGTCCGTGGATCAAGAGCATGAACACGCACCTCCACCTTGTGGAAGCCTACACGAACCTGTACACCGTATGGCCCGATAAAAAGCTCAAATCGCAGACGGCCCATATGCTCGATGCGATCATTACGCATATTGTCAATCCTGAAACGGAAAGTATGGAGCTGTTTTTTGATGAACAATGGAAGCCGAAGGATCATATTATTTCATTCGGGCATGATATCGAGGCTTCTTGGCTGCTGTTTGAAACAGCCGAAATCCTGAAAGACGAGGAATTGATCACGAAAATGAAGCAGAAATCCATTGCAATGGCCACGTCCGCCAGCAAGGGACTCAGCCCTGACGGTGCCCTGAACTATGAATTTGATCCTGCAACAAAGCACTTGCAAACCGACCGGAGCTGGTGGGTAGCGGCCGAGCAGCTGGTGGGATTTTACAATGCATACCAGCTCACCAAAGATCCCGGGTACAAGCGCAAGGCCGAAAAAAGCTGGGACTATATTGTCACAAAGTTCATCGACAAAGACAAGGGGGAATGGTTTGGCACTGTCAAATCGGATGGTACTCCTGTAAAAGGCGACAAAATCAACTTCTGGAAATGTCCCTACCACAATGCACGCGCATGCGCCGAAATGTGGCGGCGCACCAGTAAAGCCTAG